The Chloroflexota bacterium genome window below encodes:
- a CDS encoding glycosyltransferase family 4 protein has product MKKVLVVDYYFPPLVNLRTLKFVKYLPGCGWEPVILTVSKGYHHLGENHALLDEVPPAVHIYRTFSIEPVRLVRLFRSLLGLVGKSSRSVHGVDEIAVPRKGLLRKIASFVAGVFVIPDHCIGWLPFALVRGLRVIKKDKVDVIYSVSFSHTSHLIAYLLKRMTGKPWVADFRDPWTWGHFSALAVWRPKWRLRIEQWMESAVLKHADRVISVSEPIINDFKNRHYLAEEERSKFVVIPNGFDPEDFVTLASSEHSLGDKFKVTYTGAVTPSSDPKRFLNAVNELVKENKELQAKLSIAFVGKVGSGSDLSSYDLHDSDLKGVVEFLTHVPYKQSLEYMKASDVLLLIINVSKTSEAVFTGKIFNYLGARKPILALAPTGVAADLIREARAGIVVAPDDVEGIKKAILELYSGHKLGLPFQPDGAVIQRFERTRLTGELAKTLDEISVARAKKRKA; this is encoded by the coding sequence ATGAAAAAGGTACTAGTGGTTGATTATTACTTTCCTCCATTGGTCAATCTTAGAACTCTCAAGTTTGTAAAGTACCTGCCAGGATGTGGCTGGGAACCGGTCATACTCACTGTCAGCAAAGGATATCATCATCTAGGCGAGAATCATGCCCTCCTTGACGAAGTCCCTCCAGCAGTGCACATTTACAGAACGTTCTCTATCGAGCCTGTAAGATTGGTGAGGCTATTCAGGAGCCTGTTAGGGCTGGTAGGCAAAAGCTCCAGAAGTGTACATGGGGTGGATGAGATTGCTGTGCCCAGAAAAGGTCTGCTTAGAAAGATTGCTAGTTTTGTAGCAGGCGTGTTCGTTATCCCCGATCACTGTATCGGTTGGTTACCCTTTGCCTTGGTTAGGGGCTTGAGGGTTATCAAGAAGGACAAGGTTGATGTAATCTATTCTGTTTCTTTCTCCCATACCTCTCATTTAATTGCTTACCTTCTGAAAAGGATGACGGGGAAGCCCTGGGTGGCAGATTTTAGGGATCCTTGGACCTGGGGACATTTCTCCGCACTGGCTGTGTGGCGACCAAAATGGAGGCTAAGGATTGAACAGTGGATGGAATCTGCAGTATTAAAGCATGCGGATAGGGTTATCTCGGTCTCAGAACCAATTATTAATGATTTCAAGAATCGCCATTACCTTGCTGAAGAGGAGAGGAGCAAGTTCGTAGTCATCCCCAACGGATTCGATCCTGAGGATTTTGTGACCCTTGCCAGCTCGGAGCACTCGCTAGGAGATAAGTTTAAGGTCACCTATACGGGGGCTGTTACTCCGTCAAGCGATCCTAAGCGGTTCTTGAATGCTGTCAATGAATTGGTCAAGGAGAATAAAGAATTACAAGCTAAGCTCAGTATTGCCTTTGTTGGCAAGGTTGGTTCAGGATCTGATTTGAGCTCATATGACTTGCATGATTCGGATCTAAAGGGAGTAGTGGAGTTTTTGACTCATGTGCCCTACAAACAGAGCCTAGAATATATGAAAGCTTCCGATGTCTTGCTGCTAATCATTAATGTCTCAAAGACAAGTGAAGCCGTTTTTACCGGAAAAATATTCAATTACCTTGGCGCAAGAAAGCCCATATTGGCTCTAGCCCCGACAGGGGTTGCTGCAGATTTGATCAGGGAGGCAAGGGCAGGCATCGTCGTAGCCCCGGATGATGTAGAGGGAATCAAGAAAGCCATACTGGAGCTATATTCTGGTCATAAGCTAGGGCTTCCTTTTCAGCCTGATGGGGCAGTAATCCAGCGATTTGAAAGAACCAGACTGACCGGAGAACTCGCCAAAACTCTAGACGAGATTTCTGTCGCTAGGGCAAAGAAAAGAAAAGCATAG
- a CDS encoding response regulator transcription factor, with translation MIRILVADDHAVVRQGIRQIVADAPDMEVVDEASSGPEVLEKALKRDYDLVLLDITMPGSRGLDILAELKERKPELRILVLSIHPEEQYALRALRLGASGYLTKESAPTELITAIRKASLGTKYVSSSLAEQMAGQVAHGNDGPLHQTLSDREYEVLRMIASGKIAREIAEELCLATKTVNTYRSRLRRKMGMKNDAELIRYAIRSGLVD, from the coding sequence ATGATAAGAATACTGGTAGCTGACGACCACGCGGTAGTGCGCCAGGGGATAAGGCAAATTGTGGCCGATGCTCCTGACATGGAAGTGGTTGACGAGGCAAGCTCCGGTCCTGAAGTCCTGGAAAAAGCACTGAAACGCGACTACGATCTGGTTTTACTCGACATCACCATGCCCGGGAGCAGAGGGCTCGACATACTGGCTGAGCTCAAGGAGCGAAAACCTGAACTTCGTATTCTGGTACTCAGCATCCATCCGGAAGAGCAGTATGCGCTGAGAGCCTTGAGGTTGGGTGCCTCCGGCTACTTGACCAAGGAAAGCGCCCCAACGGAGCTAATAACCGCTATCAGGAAAGCATCCCTCGGAACAAAGTATGTCAGTTCCTCCCTGGCGGAACAAATGGCCGGGCAAGTGGCGCACGGCAATGATGGACCGCTTCACCAGACCCTATCCGACCGCGAATATGAAGTGCTGCGCATGATTGCTTCAGGGAAAATAGCAAGGGAGATCGCTGAGGAACTCTGCCTGGCAACAAAGACCGTTAACACCTATCGGTCTCGCCTGCGGCGAAAAATGGGTATGAAGAATGATGCGGAGCTGATTCGTTATGCCATACGCAGTGGGCTCGTCGATTGA
- a CDS encoding DegT/DnrJ/EryC1/StrS family aminotransferase, which yields MNIPLVDLKAQYTSIKPEIDAAIHRVIERGEFILGSEVEAFETEMATYLGVEYAVGVASGTEALQLALLACGIRPGDEVITTPFTFIATAEAITQCGATPVFVDIDPRTYNLDPQKLADLLQNKSSHQSLPKAVLPVHLYGQPADMQPILNLAREHNLKVIEDCAQALGATYSNHQSAITNHGKVGSLGDAGCFSFFPSKVLGAYGDGGMVVTNSPDIAEKVKMLRNHGCREKYYHLLPGFNSRLDALQAAILRVKLKHLDEWIEQRRQKAQLYTRRLAPVPDIAPPHVAPHVYHVFNYYTIRLSGSELNRDRLRQSLSSQGIATAVYYPLSLHLQEVYRSLDYNPGDFPDSERAQAEVLSLPMYPELEEGQIERIVETIKEFLASPEVQTQTTLQSRSSI from the coding sequence ATGAACATTCCCCTGGTTGACCTCAAAGCCCAGTATACCTCTATCAAGCCGGAGATCGACGCGGCTATTCACAGGGTCATCGAGCGAGGCGAGTTTATTCTTGGCTCCGAAGTCGAAGCCTTCGAGACGGAAATGGCCACTTACCTGGGCGTGGAATATGCCGTAGGCGTAGCCTCGGGCACAGAAGCCCTCCAGCTCGCCCTTCTGGCCTGCGGCATACGGCCCGGGGACGAGGTCATCACTACCCCCTTCACCTTCATTGCCACGGCCGAAGCTATCACTCAATGTGGTGCTACGCCGGTATTTGTCGATATCGACCCAAGAACCTATAACCTTGACCCCCAGAAGCTGGCTGATCTTCTGCAGAACAAATCTTCTCACCAATCACTTCCCAAAGCCGTCCTCCCTGTACATCTCTACGGTCAGCCAGCCGACATGCAGCCTATCCTGAATCTGGCCAGGGAGCACAACCTCAAGGTCATCGAAGACTGTGCCCAGGCTCTGGGGGCCACCTACTCCAATCATCAATCAGCAATCACCAATCACGGCAAGGTTGGCTCTCTGGGTGATGCTGGCTGTTTCAGCTTCTTTCCTTCGAAGGTGCTGGGGGCTTACGGGGACGGGGGGATGGTGGTGACCAATAGTCCTGACATTGCCGAAAAGGTGAAGATGCTCAGGAATCACGGCTGCCGCGAGAAATACTATCATCTGCTCCCTGGATTCAACAGCCGCCTCGACGCCCTGCAGGCAGCCATTCTGCGGGTGAAGCTGAAGCATCTTGACGAGTGGATCGAGCAGCGGCGGCAGAAGGCACAGCTTTACACCCGGCGTCTTGCACCCGTACCTGACATCGCGCCGCCTCACGTGGCGCCTCATGTCTATCACGTTTTCAACTACTATACCATCCGCCTAAGCGGCTCCGAGCTAAACCGGGACAGGCTGAGGCAATCTCTGAGCTCTCAGGGCATTGCCACAGCGGTCTATTACCCCCTGTCCCTCCACCTCCAGGAAGTCTATAGATCACTGGACTACAATCCAGGCGACTTCCCAGATAGTGAGCGTGCCCAGGCAGAGGTTCTTTCCCTGCCCATGTACCCAGAGCTTGAAGAGGGACAGATAGAGAGGATAGTGGAGACAATCAAGGAATTTCTGGCTAGTCCTGAAGTTCAAACTCAGACTACGCTTCAATCTCGAAGTTCAATCTAG
- a CDS encoding polysaccharide biosynthesis tyrosine autokinase has protein sequence MELERYWAIIWKWLPLILIGTVIAGCISYVLSDRMEPSYRATATLVVTETTSPIPGYQYSQPAVTTHAELIETPSVMEGVSSELAQLGIYYSAGELVSKVSTSTKLQSPLVKIKARDNNPAVAQQIANTTIAVYIQQHRDRLRADAEASLSQIQSEINAASASINELELKKATTGLTSAEEEELATLKGDLEQLKNLRLLWNFQLAQALAAGGISLGESASLPTSPVSPKTTQDVLLACVLGLVVTTGAAFLKEYLDRSVKTAEDVSQLTGLSTLGVIARFKSNPGEKGGLIAEAHPRSSIAEAFRMLRTNLQFATLDRPAQTLLVTSAGPDEGKTSVLANLAVSLAQTGKKVIAVDTDLRRSHLHELFGISNEIGFTNLLLAQQPDVAGFLQPTKVEGLRVLTGGPRPHNPAELVSSPRISFLVGELRKEADIVLFDCAPVLVAADAPVLAAKLDATILVVEAGRTRPEALVETKEALSKGNVLILGAVLNRVNVTGRGGYYYHYRYPYHYDYYSDDGHKRRRRRRHPSASTEEAREETREETGVQQDSGRSGQE, from the coding sequence ATGGAACTAGAGCGTTACTGGGCAATAATCTGGAAATGGCTGCCGCTGATCCTCATCGGCACCGTGATAGCCGGTTGTATCAGCTACGTCCTCAGCGACAGGATGGAGCCATCCTATCGGGCCACCGCCACCCTAGTGGTCACCGAGACTACCAGCCCTATCCCGGGCTATCAGTACAGCCAACCAGCGGTTACCACTCATGCCGAACTCATTGAGACGCCCTCGGTCATGGAAGGGGTGAGCAGCGAGCTGGCGCAATTGGGCATATATTACTCCGCCGGGGAATTGGTCAGCAAGGTCAGCACCAGCACCAAGCTCCAGTCGCCGCTGGTGAAGATAAAGGCCAGGGACAACAATCCAGCTGTAGCTCAACAGATAGCCAATACCACTATTGCGGTATATATCCAGCAGCACCGCGATAGACTGCGGGCTGATGCGGAGGCTTCCCTGAGCCAAATCCAGAGCGAAATAAACGCGGCCTCAGCCAGCATTAATGAGTTGGAACTCAAGAAGGCCACCACCGGGCTTACTTCTGCGGAAGAGGAGGAACTGGCCACTCTCAAAGGTGACCTGGAACAGCTCAAGAATCTGCGGCTGCTGTGGAACTTCCAGCTTGCCCAGGCCCTGGCTGCCGGGGGAATCAGCCTGGGTGAATCAGCCTCTCTGCCCACTTCGCCGGTGAGCCCCAAGACAACCCAGGATGTCCTGCTGGCGTGTGTCTTGGGCCTGGTGGTAACCACCGGGGCTGCCTTCCTGAAGGAGTACCTGGACCGGTCGGTGAAAACTGCCGAGGATGTCAGCCAGCTCACCGGGCTCTCTACCCTGGGGGTGATAGCCAGGTTCAAGTCGAACCCGGGAGAAAAGGGAGGCCTTATAGCTGAGGCCCATCCCCGTAGCTCGATCGCCGAGGCTTTCCGTATGCTGCGCACCAACCTTCAGTTTGCCACCCTGGATAGGCCAGCCCAGACGCTGCTGGTAACCTCGGCTGGTCCCGATGAGGGGAAGACCTCTGTCCTGGCTAACCTGGCAGTCAGCCTTGCCCAGACGGGGAAGAAGGTGATCGCCGTGGATACTGATCTAAGACGCTCCCATCTACACGAGCTCTTTGGGATTTCCAATGAGATAGGGTTCACTAACCTTCTGCTGGCTCAGCAGCCCGATGTGGCTGGCTTTCTCCAGCCGACCAAGGTTGAGGGGCTGAGGGTCCTCACTGGCGGCCCGCGCCCCCATAACCCCGCCGAGCTGGTGAGCTCACCGCGTATCTCCTTCCTGGTGGGGGAGCTAAGGAAGGAGGCAGATATCGTCCTTTTCGACTGCGCCCCTGTCCTGGTGGCAGCCGACGCTCCTGTTCTGGCAGCCAAGCTCGACGCCACAATACTGGTAGTGGAGGCAGGGCGTACCAGACCGGAGGCACTGGTAGAGACCAAGGAGGCTCTATCTAAGGGGAATGTTCTTATCCTGGGTGCGGTGCTTAACCGCGTGAACGTAACCGGCAGAGGTGGCTACTACTACCATTACCGCTACCCCTACCACTATGACTACTACAGTGATGATGGGCACAAGAGAAGGAGAAGGCGCCGCCACCCCTCCGCCAGCACAGAGGAAGCCAGAGAGGAAACACGAGAGGAAACCGGGGTTCAACAGGACTCCGGGCGATCTGGTCAGGAGTGA
- a CDS encoding oxidoreductase, with protein MNKNIAVVGCGYWGKNLVRNFAQLGALHTICDTDSERLQQQAALYPGLNLETDFTKLLSRDEIRGVVIATPAALHYSMAKEALLSGKDILVEKPLALKVEEGRELVALAEEKGRILMVGHVLEYHPAVIKLKELIDHGDLGKVQYIYSNRLNLGKFRTEENILWSFAPHDISVILLLLHELPQEVSAHGGYYLNNDIADVTLTTMSFASGVRAHIFVSWLHPYKEQRMVIVGDKKMVLFDDVAPKEKLVVYNHRVDWIERLPVPRQEDAQPMEFTMAEPLRLECQHFLECMEARQRPRTDGHSGLRVLQILDACQRSLQEKGTVVSLSLSRETQPFVHPTSIVEQPWQIGEGTRVWHFCHIMPEVSIGKNCVIGQNAFIGRGVKIGNNVKIENNVSIYEGVTLEDGVFCGPSCTFTNVINPRSHISRRSEFRETLVKKGATIGANATIVCGNTIGEYAFIGAGAVVTSDVLDYALAYGNPARRQGWVCQCGVKLDFGSTAQAQCAGCRRIYERQGTEEIRCCEGWQAQRV; from the coding sequence ATGAACAAAAACATCGCCGTTGTGGGGTGTGGCTACTGGGGGAAGAACCTGGTGCGCAATTTTGCCCAGCTCGGGGCGCTCCATACTATCTGCGATACCGATTCTGAAAGGCTGCAACAACAGGCGGCCCTCTATCCAGGGCTTAACCTGGAAACAGACTTCACTAAGCTGCTAAGCAGAGACGAAATCCGTGGTGTGGTCATTGCCACTCCAGCCGCTCTCCACTATTCGATGGCGAAAGAAGCTCTTCTGTCTGGCAAGGATATCCTGGTAGAGAAGCCCCTTGCCTTGAAAGTGGAAGAGGGCCGGGAGCTGGTTGCCCTAGCCGAAGAGAAGGGGCGAATCCTGATGGTGGGGCATGTCCTGGAATATCACCCGGCCGTTATCAAACTGAAAGAGCTAATAGACCATGGTGACTTGGGGAAAGTCCAGTATATCTACTCCAACCGGTTGAATTTAGGCAAGTTCCGCACCGAGGAGAACATCCTCTGGAGTTTCGCCCCTCACGATATCTCAGTCATCCTGCTGCTCCTGCACGAGTTGCCCCAGGAGGTCTCCGCCCACGGCGGCTATTACTTAAATAATGACATAGCCGATGTGACTCTGACCACCATGAGCTTCGCCAGTGGCGTACGCGCCCATATCTTCGTCTCCTGGCTGCATCCCTACAAGGAACAAAGGATGGTCATCGTGGGTGACAAAAAGATGGTGCTCTTTGATGATGTGGCTCCAAAAGAGAAGCTGGTAGTCTATAATCACCGGGTAGATTGGATCGAGAGGCTACCGGTCCCGCGTCAGGAGGACGCCCAGCCCATGGAGTTCACCATGGCTGAACCCTTGCGACTGGAATGCCAGCATTTCCTGGAGTGTATGGAGGCCCGCCAGCGGCCGAGAACCGACGGCCATAGTGGACTAAGGGTATTACAGATTCTAGATGCTTGCCAAAGGTCACTTCAGGAAAAGGGCACGGTCGTCTCCCTGTCCTTATCCAGGGAAACCCAACCCTTTGTCCACCCGACAAGCATAGTGGAACAGCCCTGGCAGATAGGAGAGGGCACCAGGGTATGGCATTTCTGCCATATCATGCCCGAGGTAAGCATCGGCAAGAACTGCGTCATCGGCCAGAATGCCTTTATCGGCAGGGGAGTGAAAATAGGCAACAACGTCAAGATCGAGAACAATGTCTCCATATATGAAGGGGTAACCCTGGAAGACGGCGTCTTCTGCGGTCCATCCTGCACCTTCACCAATGTTATCAATCCCCGCAGCCACATATCACGGCGGAGTGAATTCAGGGAGACGCTGGTGAAAAAGGGGGCCACAATTGGCGCCAATGCGACGATTGTCTGTGGTAATACCATCGGCGAGTACGCTTTCATTGGTGCGGGTGCCGTGGTAACCAGTGATGTCCTGGACTATGCCCTGGCCTATGGCAATCCCGCCCGTCGCCAGGGCTGGGTCTGCCAGTGCGGGGTGAAGCTCGATTTTGGTTCCACAGCCCAGGCTCAATGTGCTGGCTGCCGAAGAATCTATGAGCGCCAGGGCACTGAGGAAATCCGGTGCTGCGAGGGGTGGCAGGCGCAGCGAGTATGA
- a CDS encoding UDP-N-acetylglucosamine 2-epimerase (non-hydrolyzing) — MKAILVCGARPNFMKVAPIMRAIERHNLSPNADPIEPVLVHTGQHYDYQMSQVFFENLELPEPDFHLGVGSGTHAEQTGRIMMELEKVLSQEKPDIALVVGDVNSTLAAALTAVKLHIPVAHVEAGLRMYDKRIPEEVNRVLTDHVSSLLFAPTQTAVDNLKKEGIVNGVYLSGDVMLDSFLHFSPIADRDSRILSELRLSRKGYLLATVHRARNTDEEENLKEIVAAFPEAGETIVFPVHPRTEKYLRQYGLYDKLRAASNVRVVEAVGYLDSIVLTKNAKKVLTDSGGVQREAYFSKVPCITLDETTGWVETVEYGWNTLVSANRDKISQAIKHFEPNGEQGNVFGDGRAAERIVEALVCRASTG; from the coding sequence ATGAAAGCCATTTTGGTTTGTGGAGCTAGACCCAATTTCATGAAGGTCGCCCCCATAATGAGGGCGATAGAAAGGCACAACCTCTCTCCTAACGCCGATCCCATTGAGCCTGTTCTGGTCCACACCGGCCAGCACTACGACTACCAGATGTCCCAAGTCTTCTTCGAAAACCTGGAGTTGCCTGAGCCGGACTTCCACCTCGGTGTCGGCTCCGGGACCCACGCGGAGCAGACGGGCCGGATCATGATGGAGCTGGAGAAAGTCCTCTCTCAGGAGAAACCCGACATTGCTCTGGTGGTGGGCGATGTCAACTCCACCCTGGCCGCTGCCCTAACGGCGGTAAAGCTGCATATCCCGGTAGCCCACGTGGAGGCGGGGCTGCGCATGTATGACAAGCGTATTCCTGAGGAGGTCAACAGGGTATTGACCGACCACGTGTCCAGCCTGCTGTTCGCCCCGACGCAAACTGCGGTAGACAACCTCAAAAAGGAGGGCATAGTAAACGGGGTATACCTTAGCGGCGACGTAATGTTGGATAGCTTCCTGCATTTCTCTCCCATTGCGGACCGCGACTCAAGAATACTCTCGGAACTGCGGCTGAGCAGAAAAGGGTATCTACTGGCCACGGTACACCGGGCGCGGAATACGGATGAAGAAGAGAACTTGAAGGAGATAGTGGCTGCCTTCCCGGAGGCGGGTGAGACAATAGTCTTTCCGGTGCATCCCAGAACGGAGAAGTATCTCAGGCAATACGGACTGTATGATAAGCTGAGGGCTGCCTCAAACGTTCGGGTGGTAGAGGCGGTGGGCTATCTTGATTCCATCGTGTTGACTAAGAATGCCAAGAAGGTGCTGACGGATTCAGGTGGTGTTCAAAGGGAGGCGTACTTCAGCAAAGTGCCCTGTATTACCCTCGATGAAACAACAGGTTGGGTAGAGACGGTGGAGTATGGATGGAACACTCTGGTATCGGCAAATAGAGACAAAATCAGTCAGGCGATAAAACACTTTGAGCCAAATGGGGAGCAAGGCAATGTTTTCGGCGACGGTAGAGCAGCGGAGCGCATAGTGGAGGCACTGGTGTGTAGAGCTAGTACGGGATGA
- the glmS gene encoding glutamine--fructose-6-phosphate transaminase (isomerizing), whose amino-acid sequence MCGIVGFVGEEPAAPFLLKALGNLEYRGYDSAGIATVADDRIWFGKDKGKLAEVQQKHHLDQLPGNTGIGHVRWATHGTVTATNAHPHFDCKGEIALVHNGIIENYQELRRQLEPGHRFVSETDSEVLTHLIEDYIKAGMSLEQAVLETTYQLRGSYALIAISAREPEKMVAARKDSPLVVGSDGKRAFIASDALAFLEHTNRVAFMEDGEIVVINRGITFLNKEGKRIEKEFTTCDCKWAEAAKTGYDFFMMKEIMEEPQAIRCALMQDKKLILEMAMDILRARQVVITACGTSRYASLVGRFLFSKLAGKLCEVVMASEFQYFSDSVDRNTLVIAVSQSGETADVIQGVKRARENGARIFSLVNVVGSSLARMSDRVLYLNCGPEISVAATKSFVSQLAIFYLLAFTMANRPEEVEKIGAICSGIEENLRTNGHKIERVAQWTNGRNDFYYIARGINFAIAAEGALKLKELSYIHAEGMPAGELKHGTLALIEEGTPVVVICPKDYTCDETLANAAETKARGAFVIGVSEERNPLFDEWIEIPQTEEIFYPLVSIVPLQLLAYHLAVARGKDPDKPRNLAKSVTVK is encoded by the coding sequence ATGTGCGGAATAGTCGGATTTGTCGGTGAAGAACCCGCAGCTCCCTTCCTCTTAAAGGCGCTGGGAAACCTGGAGTACAGAGGATATGACTCTGCTGGCATAGCCACGGTCGCCGACGACAGGATCTGGTTTGGGAAGGATAAAGGCAAGCTAGCCGAGGTGCAGCAGAAACACCACCTCGATCAGCTTCCGGGAAACACAGGCATTGGGCACGTTCGCTGGGCAACGCATGGCACCGTCACCGCGACAAATGCTCACCCTCACTTCGACTGCAAAGGGGAAATTGCACTGGTCCACAATGGAATCATAGAGAACTATCAAGAGCTCCGCCGCCAACTTGAGCCTGGGCATCGTTTTGTTTCCGAGACTGACAGCGAGGTGCTCACTCACCTTATTGAGGACTACATCAAAGCCGGCATGTCCCTGGAGCAGGCCGTCCTTGAGACCACCTATCAGCTTCGGGGCTCCTATGCCTTGATTGCTATCTCAGCCAGGGAGCCGGAAAAGATGGTCGCCGCCCGCAAGGACAGCCCGCTGGTGGTGGGGTCGGACGGCAAAAGAGCCTTCATTGCCAGTGATGCCCTGGCTTTTCTGGAGCACACCAACCGGGTTGCCTTCATGGAAGACGGCGAGATAGTGGTGATAAACAGGGGCATAACCTTCCTCAACAAAGAAGGAAAGCGGATCGAAAAAGAGTTCACCACCTGCGACTGCAAGTGGGCTGAGGCCGCTAAAACGGGCTATGACTTCTTCATGATGAAGGAGATAATGGAAGAGCCTCAGGCGATACGCTGTGCCCTGATGCAGGACAAGAAGCTAATCCTAGAGATGGCCATGGATATTCTACGGGCAAGGCAGGTGGTAATTACTGCTTGCGGCACCTCGCGATATGCTTCTCTGGTGGGCAGGTTTCTCTTTTCCAAGCTCGCCGGCAAATTATGCGAGGTGGTCATGGCTTCCGAATTTCAATATTTCTCCGATTCTGTTGACAGGAACACCCTGGTGATAGCTGTCTCTCAAAGCGGGGAGACAGCCGACGTGATTCAGGGGGTGAAGAGGGCCAGGGAAAACGGGGCTAGAATCTTCTCTTTGGTCAATGTGGTGGGCTCTTCCCTGGCCAGGATGAGCGACCGAGTGCTCTACCTTAATTGTGGGCCGGAGATCAGTGTGGCAGCCACCAAGTCCTTTGTCAGCCAGCTAGCCATCTTCTACCTTTTAGCTTTCACCATGGCTAATAGACCAGAGGAAGTGGAGAAGATAGGGGCTATCTGTTCGGGGATTGAGGAAAACCTGCGTACAAACGGTCATAAAATAGAGAGAGTGGCGCAGTGGACCAACGGCAGGAATGATTTTTACTACATAGCCAGGGGCATCAATTTCGCTATAGCCGCTGAGGGAGCTCTCAAGCTGAAAGAGCTATCCTATATTCATGCTGAAGGTATGCCAGCAGGCGAGTTGAAACATGGCACTCTAGCCTTGATTGAGGAAGGAACCCCGGTAGTGGTCATCTGCCCCAAGGACTATACTTGTGACGAAACCTTGGCTAACGCTGCGGAAACCAAGGCCAGGGGAGCCTTTGTCATTGGGGTCTCTGAAGAGAGAAATCCCCTCTTCGATGAGTGGATTGAGATTCCGCAAACGGAGGAAATCTTCTATCCCCTGGTGTCTATTGTACCTCTTCAGCTTTTGGCCTATCATTTAGCCGTGGCTCGGGGTAAAGACCCCGATAAGCCGCGCAATCTTGCCAAGTCCGTGACTGTGAAATAA